Within Triticum dicoccoides isolate Atlit2015 ecotype Zavitan unplaced genomic scaffold, WEW_v2.0 scaffold175120, whole genome shotgun sequence, the genomic segment TTCAATTTAATATAATCTAACATGCAAGCAAGCTGCTAGTCGTCAGAAAATGAACCATGTGCAAGTTGAACACATCACAATTTAGTAGCTATATCACAAATTTACAATAGCTAAAGATCTGTCGACTGAATTTTGCTTTTGTATCGGTCGATTTTGTTTGGCGAAGGAAGAAGGAAGCaccgagggagaggaaggagacacCAAGGCCACCGACGCCTAGGAAGAAgcaaccccactatctatctttagGGTGGCGGGTGCAGGTTCATCGGAAAAGCAGCCCCACTATCTATCATTAGGGTGGTGCGTGCAGGTTCGCCGGGGATTTTTGGGTGGTTGTCGGGTTTAGAGGGATGGCCGGGACGGTGGAAGGACCGGCAGTGGGGGGAGGTTGAGGGGAGGGTGGTGCGGTGAGGCGATCGCGGGAGCACTGCCAGCCTTGAGCGGGGGAGGCCGGTGATTAGGGCAGTGGTACGTGGGGCGGTTGAGAGGAAGATGAACAGGAGGTTGgactgaaggttgaagaagctaatCCAGCTATCCATCTCGCATCGAACGGTTTAAAACAATCTGAGCCAAAATATTTTTACAGGCGATTGTCATCTAGCAAAACGCTATCTATATACAGTACCAGCTTTGATCATTCCTCCCTCCTCCAGCTCAGACCCCTCTCTGACTCCACGAGTGCATGGCACAAATTCTATGGTGCTTGACAATATGAGATCGCTATCCAACCATACCTTCAAGCTGAAGTGTTAGAGCATGGATGCATCGTCCTCATAAAACCGCGTGCAATTAAATTCGTCACGTGTCTATGGATCAACTACCGATCGATCACATCCCCCGTACGCTACACTGCACTATAAATACATGCGCTGCATGGTTTGCCTTCTCATCCTCAGCTACTTCACCACAGTGCAAACTACCTAGCGCTGCACCAACCAACCAGTAGTCAATTAAGCAGCACTTGACCATGCCGCCCAAGCAGCTCTCTACCGTTCTCCTCGCCGTCTGCGCCACCTTCCTGGCACTCGCCGCACCGTTGCTCGCCGGCGACCCGGACATGCTACAGGACTTCTGCGTCGCCGACTACAAATCCCTCAACGGCCGTAAGTTGTGCCGTCTCTTGCATCCATTCTCTCGTTCGCACAAATATAGATCATGCCAACAAAGAGTTAATGCATAAGTGTATGCTTGCAGCATTGCGGCTGAACGGGTTCCCGTGCAAGAGGCCGGAGAACGTTACGGCGGATGACTTCTTCTCCTCCGCGCTGGCACTCCCGGGCAACACCGGCAACCCGGTTGGCTCCGCCGTGACAGCGGCGAACGTGGAGAAGCTCCCGGGGCTCAACACGATGGGCGTCTCCATGTCCCGCGTGGACTACGCGCCATGGGGCGTGAACCCGCCGCACACCCACCCACGCGCCACCGAGATCATCTATGTGCTTGAGGGCTCCCTCGACGTCGGCTTCGTCACCACCGCCGGCAAGCTCTTCGCCCGCACCGTCTGCAAGGGTGAGCTTTTTGTCTTCCCCCGCGGCCTCTTACACTACCAGAAGAACAATGGTGACGCGCCGGCCGCCGCCATCTCGGCCTTCAACAGCCAGCTTCCGGGCACGCAGTCCCTCGCCCTAGCGTTGTTCGCAGCCTCACCACCGGTGCCCACGGATGTGCTGGCCAGGGCGCTCCAGATCGACGGCGGCCTGGTGGAGGCCATCAAGTCTAAGTTCCCGCCAATGTAACCAGCCATGCATGCATGCTGTTTGTTGGGTCGGCTCTACGTGCGTACGTGCTGCTACTAATAATGAGGACCACGTAAAAGTGCAGTTTTAATTCATTTGCCTGACATCCTAAAAAAATCATTTGCCTGAGAATGTCTTTTGTGGCGGTGCATGTTTAGTGAATGGCCTCGTCGGTTGAACTGTTATAATTACTAGAACATGATAGCGCGCGTTGCGGCGCCCGCCCAATTTTAGAATGTAATAATCAAAGCTTTTGTAAAAAAATGTACACTCTTGCCACATTTTTACATTTTTCAAATTTCTATTCATCATTGGACATTCAAAGGGCAAAAGAAGCGACATCTCGTATTTTCTCAACAAGAACAAGAGGCCAAAAATAAGTTGATGCATGTTCTTATGAGTAGCAAATATAAGATAAAAAATCAAATAGCTCAATCTTCCGCTCTTACGTATACCTCAAAATTTGCATTTGACAGAGACAAGCAAAGCAGAAAATGAAGTGATCATCCAATCAAAGTCGATTGGCTTGAGAGGAAATTAAACAGATAGTGTAAGAATATTTTACATGTTTCATCTACATCATACCAAGATACATGCATTTTGTAGCAACCCATGGAAATACATCGGAGTCATGGATTTGTGAAGAAAAGGGGATCGGAAGTAGATATATGATATATCACCAAGGAATCTAGGCGGAGGCAGTGCAAGTTCTATGGGAGGCCGCTCGATCAAGCCATGTGACTGGCCACATGGATCCCCGGCAAGAGCCATAAAACTGAAATAATATGTCCATGGTTACAAAAAATGCTTGCTGGAACTGAAGTGTTGAATAGGTGCAGAATAAAATTACCTCATGCTAACGACAACATTGTGCTTTGTCATCCATATATGAGTCGATGGGGATTTGAACATGTGTCTGCCGTAGAAGGTGTCGAGCCACCGCAAGCCACAGAAGCATGTTAGTAGGAGATGTTGGCCTCTTACAGTTGCGGCAAGCCTCAAGTGCTCAACCCAGTTCCAGTTTTACCTGCCTACCCatgatccacatcttcatcttcatcttcccaTCACCCAGCACAGAGAAGCGCCCAAAGGATGCAGTGGTGCGGGACCTCTGCACGGCTGGAGGCGGCCGGAGTAGAAGTGCACCTTGACGCTCGACCtctgctctctcgcacgtcctagcTATTGGAACCGCCATCCTACTGCTCTCGGAAGCTCTGCCATTTTATACCAACGCCGGCGTAACTGCCCTCCCAC encodes:
- the LOC119344593 gene encoding germin-like protein 1-3; translated protein: MPPKQLSTVLLAVCATFLALAAPLLAGDPDMLQDFCVADYKSLNGPLRLNGFPCKRPENVTADDFFSSALALPGNTGNPVGSAVTAANVEKLPGLNTMGVSMSRVDYAPWGVNPPHTHPRATEIIYVLEGSLDVGFVTTAGKLFARTVCKGELFVFPRGLLHYQKNNGDAPAAAISAFNSQLPGTQSLALALFAASPPVPTDVLARALQIDGGLVEAIKSKFPPM